A DNA window from Paenibacillus sp. HWE-109 contains the following coding sequences:
- a CDS encoding efflux RND transporter periplasmic adaptor subunit: protein MFTKWWTGNSSPNWTMKPIAAILLSSTLILASGCSLLPKEQEEEAIPSINPPKLSKKPEYAVKTETLETKVRGSGRLMALQEEKLFFSEDMTGKRISAILVKNGDAVEQGQPIAELDVSDMESDLKRKKLQTRKDELTMIETMRKADEMTPEQVEQAKIDFELKREELTKLETQVSKAKLVAPFSGTIVTVVSKKGDTVKSGESVATLADLNELTVAASISADDAKKVAIGMEVQVDINSAGTHKGKVKQLPLPQAGNNNGGGFPGDGQGGGQDSIDKYLVVQLDEFPKGLNRGTPLSVSIITQRKENATTIPLAALRSYSGRNYVQVIDNQGNKKEVDVEIGQQTSTDVEIVKGLTAGQKVVGR from the coding sequence ATGTTTACGAAATGGTGGACGGGAAATTCATCTCCTAACTGGACGATGAAGCCCATTGCAGCAATTTTATTAAGTTCAACCCTGATCTTGGCTTCGGGCTGTTCGCTTTTGCCCAAAGAGCAAGAGGAGGAAGCGATCCCATCGATTAATCCACCAAAGCTGTCGAAGAAGCCGGAATATGCGGTGAAAACAGAAACACTGGAGACGAAAGTTAGAGGAAGCGGACGTTTAATGGCTTTGCAGGAGGAGAAGCTGTTTTTCTCTGAAGATATGACCGGCAAGCGAATTAGCGCCATTCTTGTGAAGAATGGGGATGCCGTGGAACAAGGTCAGCCTATTGCAGAGCTTGATGTTTCTGACATGGAAAGCGATTTGAAGCGCAAAAAGCTGCAAACGCGCAAAGATGAGCTGACTATGATTGAAACGATGCGCAAGGCTGATGAGATGACACCGGAGCAAGTTGAACAGGCCAAGATTGATTTTGAATTGAAGCGTGAGGAATTGACGAAGCTTGAAACCCAAGTGAGCAAAGCGAAGCTGGTTGCGCCTTTCAGCGGAACAATCGTGACGGTTGTTTCCAAAAAAGGAGATACGGTAAAGTCTGGAGAGTCGGTTGCCACTTTGGCTGATTTGAATGAGCTTACCGTTGCGGCAAGCATCAGCGCGGACGATGCGAAGAAAGTGGCTATTGGCATGGAAGTACAGGTAGATATTAATTCTGCTGGTACGCACAAAGGCAAAGTAAAACAGCTTCCCCTTCCGCAAGCAGGCAATAACAATGGTGGCGGCTTTCCCGGCGATGGACAGGGCGGCGGGCAAGATTCGATTGACAAATATTTAGTTGTACAGCTGGATGAGTTTCCCAAAGGTTTAAACCGTGGAACACCGCTTAGCGTGAGCATCATTACGCAGCGCAAGGAAAACGCCACAACGATTCCGCTAGCAGCGCTTCGTTCCTATTCCGGCAGAAATTATGTGCAGGTGATTGACAATCAAGGGAACAAGAAGGAAGTCGATGTAGAAATCGGTCAACAGACGTCAACGGATGTGGAGATTGTCAAAGGTCTTACCGCCGGACAGAAAGTAGTGGGTCGCTAA